In the Nitrospirota bacterium genome, CTTGATAAGGCGGAAGAGCTGCTCATTCAGGAGGCATTAAAACAGACAGACGGCAACCGCACCCGGGCCGCCAGACTCCTCGGCATCAGCCTGCGCACCCTCAGGAGAAAGTTAAACAAGTAAATGCCGTTGGGGCACAATGTCCTCTGCCGGTCATATTGCCCCACGATTAACAGGCCATATCGTCCCCTTTTCTTTGCGAATAGAAAACTGTCCCTGCCGAACTTGTTGTTTTTTATAAAACCTTTTTCCTGGCACATCGCTTGCAATTTGATCAGCGTAACTATGAATAAATTTTAATAAAAAGGAGGAATGAACCATGTTAACAAGAGAACTTGAGAGATTGGAGAATGTTCTGGATCCATGGAGGGACTTTGATCGTCTCAACAGTGAGTTGTTTGAAATGATCTATCCGGCAAGGGGAGAATTCCCGCCGATGAACATGTGGAAGAACGAAGAGAAGGCAATGGTTTCAGTGGAGATCCCGGGAGTCGATCCTGAAGGTGTTGAGATCGAGGTAAGCGGTGAAATGCTTACATTGATGTTTGAGCGCAAGCCTGAGGAGTTGAAAGAAGGAGAATCATACACCAGGAAAGAACGCTGGTACGGTCAATTCAGCAGGACCATTGAGCTTCCCTTTAATGTTCAAGCGGACAAGGTGACGGCAAAATTTTCAAAGGGTGTGCTTTTTATCGAGCTGCCGAGGGCTGAAGCAGAGAAGCCAAAGAAGATCACAGTAAAGGTGGAATAACTAAATAAGGAGGTGACAAGTATGGCGGAAACCGTAAAAGACATAAACAAAACAAACAGAAAAACATACAGCCCCGCGGTTGATATTTTAGAAACAACCAACAATATACTCCTGACAGCCGATATGCCGGGGGTGGATGAAAAATCCGTAGAAATAACCGTTGAAAAAAATTTCCTGACAGTTCACGGGATGATCGACCCGACAGTGCACGATACTTTGGAAATGTCAGTAAACGAATACGGTGTCGGAGATTATCAGAGGGTATTCACTTTCAACGATGAAGTTGACAGGGACAACATAAAGGCAACGTTAAAAAACGGAGTGCTAAAGCTCGTCCTGCCCAAGTCGGAGAGGGCAAAGGCAAGAAAGATCGAGGTCATCAGCGAAGCGTAGGGGCCAAATTTCTGTCATTCCGGCTTGTCCGGAATCTTTCCGGAAGGATTCCCGATGCGCTTCGCTTGCGGGAATGACACCAAAAAATAAACTTTCAAATAATGACGCCCTGCGGTCTCTGCCGCAGGGTGCTTCACTTGCAAGCAACACAATTTTAATGTATATAAATTTTAGCAGGAATTTATCTGCGGATTGAAAATCAAGGAGGTGCTTATGCCGGAAGCATGTGCGTGTTTAGGATGTAATGTCGGTTCAACGGTCCCGAATTTCACTCTGGAGACATTTGAACCGGCCAAAGGAGACTTCGGAGAAATAAGTCTTGCAACACTCAGGAAGAACAAGAAGTGGACCATCCTCTTTTTTTACCCCGCGGATTTCACTTTTGTCTGAGCCAC is a window encoding:
- a CDS encoding Hsp20/alpha crystallin family protein — encoded protein: MLTRELERLENVLDPWRDFDRLNSELFEMIYPARGEFPPMNMWKNEEKAMVSVEIPGVDPEGVEIEVSGEMLTLMFERKPEELKEGESYTRKERWYGQFSRTIELPFNVQADKVTAKFSKGVLFIELPRAEAEKPKKITVKVE
- a CDS encoding Hsp20/alpha crystallin family protein, whose amino-acid sequence is MAETVKDINKTNRKTYSPAVDILETTNNILLTADMPGVDEKSVEITVEKNFLTVHGMIDPTVHDTLEMSVNEYGVGDYQRVFTFNDEVDRDNIKATLKNGVLKLVLPKSERAKARKIEVISEA